One genomic segment of Nonomuraea coxensis DSM 45129 includes these proteins:
- a CDS encoding type I polyketide synthase, which translates to MNPLELVLRLLAEHTGKGGADPDTLFIDHGLGSHDAVALAAALTAATGVPLPNTVLYDHPTPRALAAYLSEGERERRPAPDGGGGGARPEPVAIVGIGCRLPGAAPGPAGLWDLLVAGTDAVGPVPAARAGGNTGWAEPGVGVGGFLPDVEAFDPAFFSLNAREAAAMDPQQRLLLEVAHEALQDAGLRQADLAGSQTGVYVGISGTDHIAAAFPAGARPDGYTPTGAAHSIAANRVSYVFDLHGPSMAIDTACSSSLVAIHQAVLALRTGQCDLALAGGVNAVLSPEVGRCFGAAGVLAPDGRCKSFGADADGMGRSEGAVVLALRPLPDALAAGDRVYALILGGAVNSDGRTNGLMSPSAPAQARLLRAACRAAGVEPGDVEYVEAHGSGTRLGDLMELRALAEVMGGPGRAEPLRVGSVKSNLGHLEAAAGAAGLAKAALALHHGVLPGSLHADPPAADFPWDSAPVRVVTKPKPWAGRLAGVSSFGFGGTNAHLVLQAPPPGRSPGRAPARHHLPLSAHTPAGLRELAARWRDLLAGPGPDLAAACHTAAARRDHHAYRLAVSGADAAELSAALDRALTALVADPPVPVRGPGTAALVFTGGDARLADALRRAGLRPALVLGDARGEPAAAGYSGALTAADARAAASRRDDLLAALASGSPAPLAGVRVRMAGRLAQALCRRLGPELAVSVVEGPRSCVISGPEAALERVRDALSRAGVACAELGAVDVVHSAPAAALAGRLEAELAGLAPRAGRVPLVSTVTGGPVEGPELGPAHWAAQLARPCLLGDALAYALSQGVRTFVEIGPGVLPARLRALDGAGEARAVRCAGSADLPGALLRLYELGHDPDWSVLNPAAGVTSVPLLPWSRDWSPLEATA; encoded by the coding sequence ATGAACCCGCTGGAGCTGGTGCTGCGGCTGCTGGCCGAGCACACGGGGAAGGGCGGGGCCGATCCCGACACGCTCTTCATCGACCACGGCCTCGGCTCCCACGACGCCGTCGCCCTGGCCGCCGCCCTCACCGCGGCGACCGGCGTGCCGCTGCCCAACACCGTCCTGTACGACCACCCGACCCCGCGGGCGCTGGCGGCGTACCTGAGCGAGGGCGAGCGGGAGCGCCGCCCCGCGCCGGACGGCGGCGGCGGGGGAGCGCGGCCGGAGCCGGTCGCGATCGTCGGCATCGGCTGCCGCCTGCCCGGCGCCGCGCCCGGCCCCGCCGGGCTCTGGGACCTGCTCGTCGCCGGAACGGACGCCGTCGGGCCCGTCCCCGCCGCCCGCGCCGGCGGGAACACGGGCTGGGCCGAGCCCGGCGTCGGCGTGGGCGGCTTCCTGCCGGACGTGGAGGCGTTCGACCCGGCGTTCTTCTCGCTCAACGCCCGCGAGGCGGCCGCCATGGACCCGCAGCAGCGCCTGCTGCTGGAGGTCGCCCACGAGGCGCTGCAGGACGCCGGGCTGCGCCAGGCCGACCTCGCGGGCAGCCAGACCGGCGTGTACGTCGGCATCAGCGGCACCGACCACATCGCCGCGGCCTTCCCCGCCGGCGCCCGCCCCGACGGCTACACGCCCACGGGCGCCGCCCACAGCATCGCGGCCAACCGCGTCTCCTACGTCTTCGACCTGCACGGCCCGTCGATGGCGATCGACACCGCCTGCTCCTCCTCGCTGGTCGCGATCCACCAGGCCGTGCTCGCCCTGCGCACCGGCCAGTGCGACCTGGCGCTCGCCGGCGGCGTCAACGCCGTCCTGTCGCCGGAGGTCGGCCGCTGCTTCGGTGCGGCCGGGGTGCTCGCGCCCGACGGCCGGTGCAAGTCGTTCGGCGCGGACGCCGACGGCATGGGCCGCTCGGAGGGGGCGGTCGTGCTGGCGCTCCGGCCGCTGCCGGACGCGCTGGCCGCCGGCGACCGCGTCTACGCGCTGATCCTCGGCGGCGCGGTCAACAGCGACGGCCGCACCAACGGCCTCATGTCGCCGAGCGCCCCCGCGCAGGCGCGGCTGCTGCGGGCGGCCTGCCGGGCGGCCGGCGTCGAGCCTGGCGACGTCGAGTACGTCGAGGCCCACGGCTCGGGCACCCGGCTCGGCGACCTCATGGAGCTGCGCGCGCTGGCCGAGGTCATGGGCGGGCCGGGACGGGCCGAGCCGCTGCGGGTCGGCTCGGTGAAGAGCAACCTGGGGCACCTGGAGGCGGCGGCGGGCGCGGCCGGGCTGGCCAAGGCCGCACTCGCCCTCCACCACGGGGTGCTGCCGGGCAGCCTGCACGCCGACCCGCCGGCGGCGGACTTCCCCTGGGACTCGGCCCCCGTACGGGTCGTCACCAAGCCGAAGCCCTGGGCCGGGCGGCTGGCCGGGGTCAGCTCCTTCGGGTTCGGCGGCACCAACGCCCACCTCGTGCTCCAGGCGCCACCCCCCGGCCGCTCGCCGGGCCGCGCGCCCGCCCGCCACCACCTGCCCCTGTCCGCGCACACCCCGGCGGGGCTGCGCGAGCTGGCCGCCCGCTGGCGGGACCTGCTGGCCGGTCCCGGGCCCGACCTGGCGGCGGCCTGCCACACCGCGGCGGCCCGCCGCGACCACCACGCCTACCGGCTGGCCGTCTCCGGCGCGGACGCCGCCGAGCTGTCGGCCGCGCTCGACCGGGCGCTGACGGCCCTGGTCGCCGATCCGCCCGTCCCCGTACGCGGCCCCGGGACGGCGGCGCTGGTGTTCACCGGCGGCGACGCCCGGCTCGCCGACGCCCTGCGCCGCGCCGGCCTCCGCCCCGCCCTCGTGCTCGGCGACGCCCGCGGCGAACCCGCCGCCGCCGGCTACAGCGGAGCCCTGACGGCCGCCGACGCCCGCGCCGCCGCCTCCCGACGCGACGACCTGCTCGCCGCCCTGGCCTCCGGGTCCCCGGCGCCCTTGGCCGGGGTGCGGGTGCGGATGGCGGGCCGGCTGGCCCAGGCGCTGTGCAGGAGGCTCGGCCCCGAGCTGGCGGTCTCCGTCGTGGAGGGGCCGCGCAGCTGCGTGATCAGCGGGCCGGAGGCGGCGCTGGAACGGGTGCGCGACGCGCTCTCCCGCGCCGGCGTGGCCTGCGCCGAGCTGGGCGCGGTGGACGTGGTGCACAGCGCGCCCGCCGCCGCCCTCGCCGGGCGGCTGGAGGCCGAGCTGGCGGGCCTCGCGCCCCGCGCCGGCCGGGTGCCGCTGGTGTCCACGGTGACGGGCGGGCCCGTCGAAGGGCCGGAGCTCGGCCCCGCGCACTGGGCGGCCCAGCTCGCCCGGCCCTGCCTGCTGGGGGACGCGCTCGCGTACGCGCTGTCCCAGGGCGTGCGGACGTTCGTGGAGATCGGCCCCGGCGTCCTCCCCGCCCGGCTGCGCGCCCTGGACGGGGCGGGGGAGGCCCGCGCGGTCCGCTGCGCCGGCTCCGCCGACCTGCCCGGCGCGCTGCTGCGCCTCTACGAGCTCGGCCACGACCCTGACTGGTCCGTGCTCAACCCGGCGGCGGGCGTGACCTCCGTCCCGCTGCTGCCCTGGTCCCGCGACTGGTCCCCGCTGGAGGCGACCGCATGA
- a CDS encoding phosphopantetheine-binding protein, which translates to MSTTYDAVYAALAEDWKELLDVERVGPGDDFFELGGHSLVAIQVVARLRRRHGVEVPVAEVFARPTPAELAAAVCELLEAGDDRRSA; encoded by the coding sequence ATGAGCACCACGTACGACGCCGTCTACGCCGCGCTCGCCGAGGACTGGAAGGAACTGCTCGACGTGGAGCGGGTCGGCCCCGGCGACGACTTCTTCGAGCTGGGCGGCCACTCGCTGGTCGCCATCCAGGTCGTCGCGCGGCTGCGCCGCCGGCACGGCGTCGAGGTGCCCGTGGCCGAGGTGTTCGCCCGGCCCACGCCGGCCGAGCTGGCCGCGGCCGTGTGCGAGCTGCTGGAGGCGGGCGATGACCGTCGCAGCGCCTGA
- a CDS encoding amino acid adenylation domain-containing protein yields MSDTVLGQVAARAAATPGALAAVDPRQSLTYADLAARAAAVAAHLRERGVRPGDAVAVALPRSAGYAAAILGVWQAGAVFVPVDLTLPPERVRYQLDRAGAAFRLETMPPAIEGGRLEPGEARPERCAYVMFTSGSTGRPKAVQVSHASLSHCVAAVARLLRPGPHDRYAANQTFAFDIALLELFLPLTHGGATLVTSEALQADAPALAAWLEAGGVTVVHATPTAWRWLLPHLTPGRSALQAVCGGEIMTAGLAAGLAARAGRVWNFYGPTEVTVWCTAHEVTPGERDPLPVGRPLPGYRVELLDAAGDPVPPGQEGEIHVGGPGVALGYGGDPELTAERFIDHPTLGRLYRTGDMGRLRPDGLLHFAGRRDRQVQLGGHRVELGEIECVAQEHPGVELAAAHVDDGTLVLFAQGSATGRALRRHLAARLPAAMIPARIEVRAHLPLTPTRKIDRVALLASRDG; encoded by the coding sequence ATGAGCGACACCGTCCTTGGTCAGGTGGCGGCGCGGGCGGCGGCCACGCCCGGCGCGCTCGCCGCCGTCGATCCCCGCCAGAGCCTCACCTACGCCGACCTGGCCGCCCGCGCCGCCGCCGTCGCCGCCCACCTGCGCGAACGCGGCGTCCGGCCGGGCGACGCGGTCGCGGTGGCGCTGCCCCGCTCGGCCGGCTACGCGGCGGCGATCCTCGGCGTGTGGCAGGCGGGGGCCGTCTTCGTCCCCGTGGACCTGACGCTCCCGCCCGAGCGCGTCCGCTACCAGCTCGACCGGGCCGGGGCGGCGTTCCGGCTGGAGACGATGCCGCCCGCGATCGAGGGCGGGCGGCTGGAGCCCGGCGAGGCGCGGCCCGAGCGGTGCGCGTACGTCATGTTCACCTCCGGCTCCACCGGCCGGCCCAAGGCGGTCCAGGTGTCGCACGCCTCGCTGAGCCACTGCGTCGCCGCCGTGGCGCGGCTGCTGCGGCCCGGCCCGCACGACCGCTACGCCGCCAACCAGACCTTCGCCTTCGACATTGCGCTGCTGGAGCTGTTCCTGCCGCTCACCCACGGCGGCGCCACCCTCGTCACCTCCGAGGCGCTGCAGGCCGACGCGCCCGCGCTCGCCGCCTGGCTGGAGGCGGGCGGCGTCACCGTCGTGCACGCCACCCCCACCGCCTGGCGCTGGCTGCTGCCGCACCTGACCCCCGGCAGGAGCGCCCTCCAGGCGGTGTGCGGCGGCGAGATCATGACCGCCGGGCTCGCCGCCGGCCTCGCCGCCCGCGCCGGCCGCGTCTGGAACTTCTACGGCCCCACCGAGGTCACCGTCTGGTGCACCGCCCACGAGGTGACGCCGGGCGAGCGCGACCCGCTGCCGGTCGGCCGCCCCCTGCCCGGCTACCGCGTCGAGCTGCTCGACGCCGCAGGCGACCCCGTGCCGCCGGGACAGGAGGGCGAGATCCACGTCGGCGGCCCAGGCGTGGCCCTCGGCTACGGCGGCGACCCGGAGCTCACCGCCGAGCGGTTCATCGACCACCCCACGCTGGGCCGCCTCTACCGCACCGGCGACATGGGCCGGCTGCGCCCCGACGGCCTGCTGCACTTCGCCGGCCGCAGGGACCGGCAGGTCCAGCTCGGCGGACACCGCGTCGAGCTCGGCGAGATCGAGTGCGTCGCCCAGGAGCACCCCGGCGTCGAGCTGGCCGCCGCGCACGTCGACGACGGGACGCTGGTGCTGTTCGCGCAGGGCAGCGCGACCGGCCGCGCGCTGCGCCGCCACCTGGCCGCCCGCCTGCCCGCCGCCATGATCCCCGCCCGGATCGAGGTACGGGCCCACCTGCCCCTCACCCCCACCAGGAAGATCGACCGCGTGGCGCTGCTGGCCTCGCGCGACGGATAG
- a CDS encoding non-ribosomal peptide synthetase, producing the protein MPGLHELVEAQVGRTPDAVAALDAHGGRLTYRELDRRANQLARHLRGLGVTPDTPVPVCVHRGLDLVVALQGVAKAGGAYLPIDPDTPPARVALMVGQSRAPVCVGERALAHLLPDGPAAVLMDGDRDALAARDDTPIDAGVRDGHLVSIYYTSGSTGTPKGVASTHGGWVNRMRWMQDEHGLRPGESVLHKTTLSFDDAAVELFWPLSTGGTVAILPPGDHKDPVALLEAVRSFGVAVVQFVPSMLSLFLEAHRRAGLPPLPRLRHVVSSGEALTAPLALAFHEQLGVYGCRLHNQWGATEVSIDSTLHTYDPHDPYAGPVVSIGRPFTGNTVHVLGEDGLPVPDGEPGELYIGGIGLARGYHLRPALTADRFVPDPFGPPGARLYRTGDLGRRRPDGALDYLGRTDHQVKIRGVRIELGEVEAALETHPAVRQAVAAVSGGRLLAYVVGDGPDPGALRAYLADRLPPYLMPAQIVPIERVPLTPNGKVDRAALPEPGAQQAGAGGAAGRGRPPVSGTERALAAIWADVLDVEQPGLDDNFFELGGNSLLATQVMFRIQDDLRVDFPLYLIFSAETLAELAEEVEASRAEQRQDTPPPLPRAPRDGALPLSFGQERLWFLHRLAPCSTAYNVPTACRLSGRLDAAAFSAAFDRLVARHEILRTRYVENDAGVPEARIDPAGPRLAVGAAAGHDRLAREEAASIALRADWDTPFDLAKEAPVRARLTKLDDYEHVFSMVVHHIAYDAGSEPVFWQELGTLYEAELSGRPAVLPEPAPQYADYAAWQRAEPVQAGQLGYWRTALSGLTRLALPTDRPRPPMQTFTGDRISFLLPEPLTERLRGISREAGTTLFATLLAAFQAVLARASGSDDVAVGSPVPGRNRPETEQMIGFFANTLVLRVDCGGDPSFAELLGRVKQVVHGAYANQDVPFEHLVRELRPPRDRAGMPFVNVIFNGVPISALTSAEGVRLAQLTVTPIDLAARTTVADLVCSVAETPDSIIGEVAYNTDLFDGSTVEGLVDAWTHLLEAAARDPLGPLPAVCPAPSL; encoded by the coding sequence GTGCCAGGACTGCACGAACTCGTCGAGGCGCAGGTCGGGCGCACCCCGGACGCCGTCGCGGCGCTCGACGCCCACGGCGGCCGGCTCACCTACCGCGAGCTCGACCGGCGCGCCAACCAGCTCGCCCGCCACCTGCGCGGCCTCGGCGTCACGCCCGACACGCCCGTGCCGGTCTGCGTGCACCGCGGGCTCGACCTCGTCGTCGCCCTCCAGGGCGTGGCCAAGGCGGGTGGCGCGTACCTGCCGATCGACCCCGACACCCCGCCGGCGCGCGTCGCCCTCATGGTGGGACAGAGCCGCGCCCCGGTCTGCGTCGGCGAGCGCGCCCTCGCCCACCTGCTGCCGGACGGGCCCGCCGCCGTCCTCATGGACGGCGACCGCGACGCCCTCGCCGCCCGCGACGACACGCCGATCGACGCCGGCGTGCGCGACGGCCACCTGGTGTCGATCTACTACACCTCAGGCTCCACCGGCACGCCCAAGGGCGTGGCCAGCACCCACGGCGGCTGGGTCAACCGCATGCGGTGGATGCAGGACGAGCACGGCCTGCGTCCCGGCGAGAGCGTCCTGCACAAGACCACGCTCAGCTTCGACGACGCGGCCGTGGAGCTGTTCTGGCCGCTGTCCACCGGCGGCACGGTCGCGATCCTGCCGCCCGGCGACCACAAGGACCCGGTGGCGCTGCTGGAGGCCGTGCGCTCGTTCGGCGTGGCCGTGGTGCAGTTCGTGCCGAGCATGCTCAGCCTGTTCCTGGAGGCGCACCGGCGCGCCGGGCTGCCGCCGCTGCCGCGCCTGCGGCACGTCGTCTCCAGCGGCGAGGCGCTCACCGCGCCCCTGGCGCTGGCCTTCCACGAGCAGCTCGGCGTGTACGGCTGCCGCCTGCACAACCAGTGGGGCGCCACCGAGGTCTCCATCGACTCCACGCTGCACACCTACGACCCCCACGACCCGTACGCGGGACCCGTCGTCTCCATCGGCCGCCCCTTCACCGGCAACACCGTCCACGTCCTCGGCGAGGACGGCCTCCCGGTCCCCGACGGCGAGCCTGGCGAGCTGTACATCGGCGGGATCGGCCTGGCCCGCGGCTACCACCTGCGGCCCGCCCTGACCGCCGACCGCTTCGTGCCCGACCCGTTCGGCCCGCCCGGAGCCCGGCTCTACCGCACCGGCGACCTCGGCCGCCGCCGCCCCGACGGCGCGCTCGACTACCTCGGCCGCACCGACCACCAGGTCAAGATCCGCGGCGTGCGGATCGAGCTGGGCGAGGTCGAGGCCGCCCTGGAGACGCACCCGGCGGTGCGCCAGGCCGTGGCCGCCGTCTCCGGCGGGCGGCTGCTGGCCTACGTCGTCGGCGACGGGCCCGACCCAGGGGCGCTGCGGGCGTACCTGGCCGACCGGCTGCCGCCGTACCTGATGCCCGCGCAGATCGTCCCGATCGAGCGGGTGCCGCTGACCCCGAACGGCAAGGTGGACCGGGCCGCGCTGCCCGAGCCGGGCGCGCAGCAGGCCGGCGCGGGTGGCGCCGCCGGGCGGGGCCGGCCGCCCGTCAGCGGCACCGAGCGCGCGCTCGCCGCCATCTGGGCCGACGTGCTCGACGTCGAGCAGCCCGGCCTGGACGACAACTTCTTCGAGCTGGGCGGCAACTCGCTGCTCGCCACCCAGGTCATGTTCCGCATCCAGGACGACCTGCGCGTCGACTTCCCGCTCTACCTGATCTTCTCCGCCGAGACGCTGGCGGAGCTGGCCGAGGAGGTCGAGGCCAGCCGCGCCGAGCAGCGCCAGGACACGCCGCCCCCGCTGCCGCGCGCGCCCAGGGACGGCGCGCTGCCGCTGTCGTTCGGGCAGGAGCGGCTGTGGTTCCTGCACCGGCTCGCGCCCTGCTCGACCGCCTACAACGTGCCCACCGCCTGCCGGCTGAGCGGCCGGCTCGACGCCGCCGCGTTCAGCGCCGCCTTCGACCGGCTGGTGGCCAGGCACGAGATCCTGCGCACCCGCTACGTCGAGAACGACGCCGGCGTGCCCGAGGCGCGCATCGACCCGGCCGGCCCCCGCCTGGCCGTCGGCGCCGCCGCCGGCCACGACCGGCTCGCCCGCGAGGAGGCGGCCTCGATCGCGCTGCGCGCCGACTGGGACACGCCCTTCGACCTGGCCAAGGAGGCCCCCGTACGGGCCCGGCTCACCAAGCTGGACGACTACGAGCACGTCTTCTCCATGGTCGTCCACCACATCGCCTACGACGCCGGCTCCGAGCCGGTGTTCTGGCAGGAGCTCGGCACCCTGTACGAGGCCGAGCTGTCCGGCCGTCCCGCCGTCCTGCCCGAGCCCGCCCCCCAGTACGCCGACTACGCCGCCTGGCAGCGCGCCGAGCCCGTCCAGGCCGGGCAGCTCGGCTACTGGCGCACCGCCCTGTCCGGCCTGACCAGGCTCGCGCTGCCCACCGACCGGCCCAGGCCGCCGATGCAGACCTTCACCGGCGACCGCATCTCGTTCCTGCTCCCGGAGCCGCTCACCGAGCGGCTCAGGGGGATCAGCCGCGAGGCCGGGACCACCCTGTTCGCGACGCTGCTGGCCGCCTTCCAGGCCGTGCTCGCGCGGGCGAGCGGCAGCGACGACGTCGCCGTCGGCTCGCCCGTGCCCGGCCGCAACCGGCCCGAGACCGAGCAGATGATCGGCTTCTTCGCCAACACCCTCGTGCTGCGCGTCGACTGCGGCGGCGACCCCTCCTTCGCCGAGCTGCTCGGCCGGGTCAAGCAGGTCGTGCACGGCGCCTACGCCAACCAGGACGTGCCGTTCGAGCACCTGGTGCGTGAGCTGCGCCCGCCCCGCGACCGGGCCGGCATGCCGTTCGTGAACGTCATCTTCAACGGGGTCCCGATCAGCGCGCTGACCAGCGCCGAGGGCGTGCGGCTCGCCCAGCTCACGGTGACCCCCATCGACCTGGCGGCCCGCACCACGGTCGCCGACCTCGTCTGCTCGGTCGCGGAGACCCCGGACTCGATCATCGGCGAGGTCGCCTACAACACCGACCTGTTCGACGGCAGCACCGTCGAAGGGCTGGTGGACGCCTGGACACACCTGCTGGAGGCGGCGGCGCGCGATCCGCTCGGCCCGCTTCCCGCGGTGTGCCCGGCCCCGTCCCTGTGA
- the panD gene encoding aspartate 1-decarboxylase gives MLRTMFKSKIHRATVTHADLHYVGSLTVDEDLMEAADLLEGELVAVVDVTNGARLETYVITGERGSGVIGVNGAAAHLVAPGDLVIVIAYGQYAPAELPGRRPRVVHVDDANRIVDLDADPARPVPGAAGQAVPAGAARRTR, from the coding sequence ATGTTGCGCACCATGTTCAAGTCGAAGATCCACCGCGCCACCGTCACGCACGCCGACCTGCACTACGTGGGCTCGCTGACCGTGGACGAGGACCTGATGGAGGCCGCCGACCTGCTGGAGGGCGAGCTCGTCGCGGTCGTGGACGTCACCAACGGCGCCCGCCTGGAGACCTACGTGATCACCGGCGAGCGGGGCAGCGGGGTGATCGGCGTCAACGGCGCGGCCGCCCACCTGGTCGCGCCAGGAGACCTGGTCATCGTGATCGCCTACGGACAGTACGCGCCCGCCGAGCTGCCCGGCCGCCGCCCGCGCGTCGTCCACGTGGACGACGCGAACCGGATCGTCGACCTCGACGCCGACCCGGCCCGCCCGGTGCCGGGCGCCGCCGGCCAGGCCGTGCCCGCGGGCGCGGCGAGGAGGACCCGATGA